A single Salmo trutta chromosome 14, fSalTru1.1, whole genome shotgun sequence DNA region contains:
- the romo1 gene encoding reactive oxygen species modulator 1, protein MPVAVGPYGQQQPACVDRIKMGFMMGFAVGMAAGAMFGTFSCLRVGMRGRELMGGVGKTMMQSGGTFGTFMSIGMGIRC, encoded by the exons ATGCCAGTGGCAGTAGGACCGTATGGCCAGCAACAGCCAGCCTGCGTTGACAGAATTAAAATGGGATTCATGATGGGCTTCGCTGTTGGGATGGCAGCTGGTGCTATGTTTGGAACCTTTTCCTGTCTAAG GGTTGGCATGAGAGGCAGAGAGCTGATGGGAGGAGTTGGGAAGACGATGATGCAGAGTGGAGGCACATTTGGTACATTTATGTCCATTGGGATGGGCATCCGCTGCTGA
- the mych gene encoding myelocytomatosis oncogene homolog encodes MLQSFSQSQDWFYSEPLLFDDEFCQSLMKDLQSLPTPPQSPPMKVGLNAKPLSKEDQLSYVSDILLEDQDPQLNWNFDILYDGNATVTKDQQPEESDDCLWHCLSDKSMEEKLSSVLSSSPLLSDIDTRIFEEIAGSTLDCHTAALACQALENEDLLLDRQDRQEQGSESTSDYGSAGGEFSTYWSSASDTEEEIDVVTVKRTASPSQSVEECRRQRRAIKRQHLEIQLQHNYAAPCPTSPLRPELSPASNSYHKRSRVSDPHRHHHHGSSGRSSSSRHYLSSHHQSSSSRQSPDMEDEEEKRHTHNVMERQRRNELKNCFLRLRDNVPELSNNDKASKVVILKRARDSIRGLELEGQRLNAKRDKLRDGQEQLKAKLEQLRR; translated from the exons ATGCTGCAGAGTTTCTCTCAGTCGCAAGATTGGTTCTACTCGGAGCCTCTCTTATTTGATGATGAATTCTGCCAGAGCTTGATGAAGGACCTACAGTCGCTCCCCACGCCACCCCAGTCCCCTCCGATGAAGGTTGGACTCAATGCCAAACCACTTTCCAAGGAGGACCAGTTGAGCTACGTCTCTGATATACTCCTGGAGGATCAAGACCCACAACTAAATTGGAATTTTGACATTTTGTACGATGGCAATGCAACCGTGACAAAAGACCAACAGCCAGAGGAGTCCGACGACTGTTTGTGGCATTGCCTCAGTGATAAGTCTATGGAGGAGAAGCTATCGTCCGTGCTCTCCAGCAGCCCGCTGCTCTCGGACATAGACACAAGAATTTTTGAGGAAATTGCTGGCTCCACACTGGACTGCCACACTGCGGCACTCGCGTGCCAAGCTTTGGAGAATGAGGATTTACTATTGGACAGGCAGGACCGTCAGGAGCAAGGCAGCGAGTCGACCTCCGACTACGGCTCGGCAGGAGGTGAATTCTCAACTTATTGGAGCAGTGCTAGCGATACTG aggaggagatagacgTAGTGACTGTGAAGAGGACTGCCAGCCCCTCCCAGTCGGTAGAGGAGTGCCGGCGGCAACGGCGCGCCATCAAGCGCCAACACCTGGAGATCCAGCTGCAGCACAATTACGCTGCCCCCTGCCCCACATCGCCCCTTCGCCCAGAGCTCTCGCCCGCCTCAAACTCCTACCACAAGCGCTCCCGGGTCTCCGATCCGCACAGACACCACCACCACGGCTCGTCGGGCCGCTCATCCTCGTCCCGCCACTACCTCAGCAGTCACCACCAGTCCAGCTCCTCTAGGCAGTCGCCGGAcatggaggacgaggaggagaagAGGCATACCCACAATGTGATGGAGAGGCAGCGGCGCAACGAGCTGAAGAACTGCTTCCTGCGGCTCAGGGACAACGTACCCGAGCTGTCCAATAACGACAAGGCCTCCAAGGTGGTCATCCTGAAGAGGGCACGTGACAGCATCCGCGGCCTGGAGCTGGAGGGCCAGAGACTGAACGCCAAGCGAGACAAGCTCCGAGACGGGCAGGAGCAGCTCAAAGCTAAACTGGAGCAGCTCAGGAGGTAA